The following coding sequences lie in one Anomaloglossus baeobatrachus isolate aAnoBae1 chromosome 7, aAnoBae1.hap1, whole genome shotgun sequence genomic window:
- the LOC142246767 gene encoding LOW QUALITY PROTEIN: nuclear factor 7, ovary-like (The sequence of the model RefSeq protein was modified relative to this genomic sequence to represent the inferred CDS: inserted 2 bases in 1 codon): MVLMAVITCVTTGLRKTDSSIISLYTDPVSLRCGHFFCRSCIVXVYACPDCRTEYPERPAFEKNQTLRNIVERFSSTQPEMEETGIFCTYCIKSPVPAVKSCLQCENSMCKEHLTAHNKTMNHDLIEPTRSFISQKCSTHKELLKYYCPRDNACICVSCYVAGAHKGHDVEPLDVASEKKKQELRPLMKKLKSKKEEAGGRVQILKNHETEQRKKSSGLADRVTGLFTDLRKKLDDLEKKMQGEISRQKDQVLRSVSELVGIVELQMDELTKQISHLEGLCNTTDRLSLLQGVNNGDISFESNDVLGDVRDAQCVDEDLVSQILQGELGRFADDLIDMKKKRKFSVTAKKDILLDINTANNNIIISQDLRSAFYTATSQNRPDGPKRFKSRQVLSSSSFSSGRHYWEVDVSRAEKWIIGVAGQSLQRDVAGDDSYIGYNEKSWAIMFAKNLFASHRKIHKQLPSGSPVQVVGIYLDYEAGRLSFYQVCDAIRHLHTFTASFSEPLHPALYLYEGCILRIVK, translated from the exons ATGGTATTGATGGCGGTGATCACTTGTGTAACAACTGGTCTCCGCAAGACTGATAGCAGCATCATT AGCCTCTATACCGATCCCGtatccctgagatgtggacacttCTTCTGCCGCTCGTGTATTGT AGTGTATGCCTGTCCTGACTGCAGAACAGAATATCCGGAACGTCCGGCCTTCGAGAAGAACCAGACCCTGAGGAACATAGTGGAGCGTTTCTCATCTACTCAGCCTGAGATGGAGGAGACCGGAATCTTCTGCACCTACTGTATAAAGTCTCCTGTCCCGGCTGTGAAATCATGTCTACAGTGCGAGAACTCTATGTGTAAGGAACATCTCACAGCCCATAATAAGACAATGAATCACGATCTAATTGAACCTACGAGGTCATTTATTAGTCAAAAATGCTCCACACACAAGGAGCTGCTGAAATATTACTGTCCTAGAGACAAcgcttgtatctgtgtgtcctgtTATGTGGCCGGAGCCCACAAGGGACATGACGTGGAGCCACTGGATGTGGCCTCTGAGAAGAAGAAGCAGGAACTGAGGCCTCTAATGAAGAAACTGAAGTCCAAGAAAGAAGAAGCTGGAGGAAGAGTCCAGATTCTGAAGAATCATGAGACAGAACAGAGAAAGAAATCATCTGGACTCGCGGATAGAGTCACTGGTCTGTTTACTGATCTCAGGAAAAAGCTGGATGATCTAGAAAAGAAAATGCAGGGAGAGATTTCCAGGCAGAAGGATCAGGTCTTACGTTCAGTCAGTGAACTGGTTGGAATTGTAGAGCTACAAATGGACGAACTGACCAAGCAGATTAGTCATCTTGAAGGATTATGTAATACGACTGATAGATTGTCCTTGCTACAGGGCGTAAACAATGGTGACATCAGTTTTGAGAGCAATGATGTCCTCGGTGATGTAAGAGATGCCCAATGTGTGGATGAAGACCTTGTGTCACAGATATTACAAGGAGAACTGGGTCGCTTTGCAGATGATCTGATTGACATGAAGAAGAAGAGAAAGTTCTCAGTGACAGCAAAAAAAGACATATTACTGGATATAAACACTGCCAATAATAACATTATTATATCCCAAGATCTAAGATCCGCTTTTTATACCGCAACATCACAGAACAGACCCGATGGGCCCAAAAGATTCAAATCCCGTCAGGTGTTGAGTTCCAGCAGCTTCTCGTCCGGGAGACATTACTGGGAGGTGGACGTGAGTCGGGCAGAGAAATGGATAATTGGAGTGGCCGGGCAAAGTCTACAGAGGGATGTGGCGGGTGACGATTCTTACATTGGCTATAATGAGAAATCCTGGGCCATCATGTTTGCTAAAAACCTTTTTGCAAGTCATAGAAAGATCCATAAACAGCTGCCATCAGGTTCTCCTGTGCAGGTCGTGGGGATCTatctggattatgaggccgggcgTCTGTCCTTCTATCAGGTGTGTGAcgccatcagacacttacacaccttcaccgCCTCATTCTCCGAGCCGCTCCATCCCGCTTTATATCTGTATGAAGGTTGTATCCTCAGAATCGTAAAATAA
- the LOC142245604 gene encoding uncharacterized protein LOC142245604: protein MPTSLDRNVSLSQATKASLRWWLLPTSLSKGKSCLTPSWAVVTTDASLSGWGAIFLHHRAQGTWTQQESSLQINVLEIRAVYLALKAFQQWLEGRQIRIQSDNSTAVAYINHQGGTRSRQAFQEVRRILLWVEATAPTISAVHIPSVENWEADFLSRQGMDAGEWSLHPDVFQEICCRWGMPDVDLMASQHNNKVPAFMARSHGHRALAADALVQDWSQFQLPYAFPPLALLPRVLRKIRSDCRRAILVAPKWPTRSWYPDLWHLTVGQPGELSDRPDLLSQGSFFPSECCDPQPDCVAIESWILASAGLSQGVITTMRQARKHTSDKIYHRTWKIFLSWSSAQGVSPWPIALPTFFPSCNSVGKRFVARFP from the coding sequence atgccgacgtccctagacaggaacgtctccctctctcaagcaaccaaggcttcccttcggtggtggcttcttcccacctcattatcgaaagggaaatcttgcctaaccccgtcctgggcggtggtcacgacggacgcgagtctgtcagggtggggagcgatctttctccaccacagggctcagggtacgtggactcagcaagagtcctcacttcagatcaatgttctggagatcagggcagtgtatcttgccctaaaagcgttccagcagtggctggaaggcaggcagatccgaattcagtcggacaactccacagcggtggcttacatcaaccaccaaggtgggacacgcagtcggcaagccttccaggaagtccggcggattctgctgtgggtggaagccacagcacccaccatatccgcagttcacatcccgagcgtagaaaactgggaagcagactttctcagtcgccagggcatggatgcaggggaatggtcccttcacccggacgtgtttcaggagatctgttgccgctgggggatgccggacgtcgacctaatggcgtctcagcacaacaacaaggtcccggcattcatggcgcggtctcacggtcacagagctctggcggcagacgccttagttcaggattggtcgcagtttcaactcccttatgcgttccctcctctggcactgttgcccagagtgttacgcaagatcaggtccgactgccgccgcgccatcctcgtcgctccaaaatggccaacgaggtcgtggtacccggatctgtggcatctcacggtaggccaaccgggggaactttcagaccgaccagacttgctgtctcaagggtcgttttttccttctgaatgctgcgaccctcaacctgactgtgtggccattgagtcctggatcctagcatctgcagggttatctcaaggggtcattaccactatgagacaggccagaaaacacacatctgacaagatctaccacagaacgtggaagatattcttatcttggtcctctgctcagggagtttctccctggccaattgccttgcctactttctttccttcctgcaattcggttggaaaaaggtttgtcgctcggttcccttaa